In one window of Rhizobium oryzihabitans DNA:
- the rutR gene encoding HTH-type transcriptional regulator RutR, which produces MAIPRAAKTQKRTRIQEEKQEAILEAALSVFSTNGFRGSTIDQIAEAAGMSKPNVLYYFRTKEAMHRALIERVLDTWLDPLRAFDAEGNPESEIRSYIRRKLEMSRDFPRESRLFANEILQGAPHIEDELKGPLKQLVDEKAEVIRAWVKAGRMAKCDPYHLIFSIWSTTQHYADFDVQVRAVLGDKNGGEGRFEDAARHLEQLFMGGLRISG; this is translated from the coding sequence ATGGCCATACCGCGAGCAGCGAAAACACAGAAGCGGACGCGTATTCAGGAAGAAAAGCAGGAAGCTATCCTCGAGGCGGCGCTCAGTGTGTTCTCCACCAACGGCTTTCGCGGTTCCACCATCGACCAGATTGCCGAGGCGGCCGGCATGTCGAAACCGAACGTGCTTTATTATTTCCGCACCAAGGAGGCGATGCATCGCGCGCTGATCGAGCGGGTGCTGGACACATGGCTTGATCCGCTCAGGGCTTTCGATGCTGAGGGTAACCCCGAAAGCGAAATCCGCTCCTATATTCGCCGCAAGCTGGAGATGTCGCGGGACTTTCCGCGTGAGAGCCGCCTGTTCGCCAATGAAATCCTGCAGGGCGCGCCGCATATCGAGGACGAGCTGAAGGGGCCGCTGAAGCAACTGGTGGATGAAAAAGCCGAGGTGATCCGCGCCTGGGTGAAGGCCGGGCGGATGGCCAAATGTGATCCCTACCACCTGATTTTCTCGATCTGGTCGACCACCCAGCACTATGCGGATTTCGACGTTCAGGTGCGTGCGGTGCTGGGCGACAAGAACGGTGGCGAGGGGCGTTTTGAGGATGCGGCCCGGCATCTGGAGCAGCTTTTCATGGGCGGATTGCGGATTAGCGGCTGA
- a CDS encoding HepT-like ribonuclease domain-containing protein, whose translation MIRRKVRPVLTEILEAIDGIETHTAGLSLADFQQNWLLKLAVQRALEIVSEASRHIPEELLNLAPDVPWKQIRGIGNILRHEYHKIADDVVWAVVTEHVAPLKIAVQTIQRSIESER comes from the coding sequence ATGATCCGGCGCAAAGTCAGGCCCGTTCTCACAGAAATTCTGGAAGCCATAGACGGCATAGAGACCCACACCGCAGGTCTATCACTTGCTGATTTCCAGCAAAATTGGCTGCTGAAGCTTGCTGTGCAGCGCGCATTGGAAATCGTTTCGGAGGCATCCCGCCATATACCGGAAGAATTGCTAAACCTCGCACCAGATGTACCGTGGAAGCAGATTCGCGGTATCGGAAATATTCTTCGTCATGAATATCATAAGATCGCCGACGATGTGGTTTGGGCGGTCGTAACCGAGCATGTAGCTCCGCTCAAAATCGCTGTTCAGACTATTCAACGGTCTATCGAATCCGAAAGGTGA
- a CDS encoding DUF423 domain-containing protein has translation MTHERLRAFILLLGGLMGAAGVMLAAAATHTGETYMLGNASAMALAHAPVLVALHIGADRIRTAIPAGLILGLGTAVFVGDLVTRHFSGHSLFPYAAPLGGLGMIAGWLVLCAGAFLKPKG, from the coding sequence ATGACCCACGAAAGACTGCGCGCTTTCATTCTGTTGCTGGGCGGCCTTATGGGTGCTGCCGGCGTCATGCTGGCCGCCGCCGCCACCCATACCGGCGAAACCTATATGCTGGGCAATGCCTCCGCGATGGCGCTCGCGCATGCGCCGGTGCTGGTGGCGCTGCATATCGGCGCGGATCGCATCAGAACCGCCATTCCGGCTGGACTGATCCTCGGCCTCGGCACGGCGGTCTTCGTAGGCGACCTCGTCACGCGGCATTTTTCCGGCCACAGCCTGTTTCCCTACGCAGCGCCTCTCGGTGGCCTCGGCATGATTGCCGGATGGCTGGTGCTCTGCGCCGGCGCGTTTTTAAAGCCGAAGGGCTGA
- the uppL gene encoding polysaccharide biosynthesis UDP-hexose transferase UppL, with protein sequence MPDLEGPGAVWPVIPLAALPITDATIDETAQDFILRAEGERVAGTRPFYSTSANGQVIALCHQDKEFDAMLRQADQIHADGMSLVIFSRKFCSKALRERVATTDLVHAVARRAEETGARFYFLGGSEEVNRAAVEEMQRLYPRLIFSGRRNGYFKRDEEEAILSDIVASQTDILWVGFGIPLEQRFVSRNLDRLSGIAVIKTCGGLFDFLAGKNSRAPQWMQDMGLEWLYRAMLEPKRLGKRYLLTNPIAIYSLLKHRYTASGQNR encoded by the coding sequence ATCCCGGATTTGGAAGGACCTGGCGCAGTCTGGCCGGTTATTCCGCTTGCGGCTTTACCCATCACTGACGCGACGATCGACGAGACGGCACAGGATTTCATTCTGCGCGCGGAAGGCGAGCGCGTGGCCGGCACGAGGCCGTTTTATTCGACATCGGCGAATGGCCAGGTCATCGCTCTCTGCCATCAGGACAAGGAATTCGACGCCATGCTGCGGCAGGCGGACCAGATTCACGCCGACGGCATGTCGCTGGTGATCTTTTCCCGCAAGTTCTGCAGCAAGGCGCTCAGGGAACGCGTCGCGACCACGGATCTCGTTCATGCGGTGGCCCGCAGGGCCGAAGAGACGGGTGCGCGTTTTTATTTCCTCGGCGGCTCCGAAGAGGTGAACCGCGCTGCGGTTGAGGAAATGCAGAGGCTCTATCCGCGCCTGATCTTCTCGGGCAGGCGCAACGGCTATTTCAAACGGGATGAAGAGGAGGCGATTCTTTCCGATATCGTCGCCTCACAGACCGATATTCTCTGGGTCGGCTTTGGCATACCGCTGGAGCAACGGTTCGTTTCGCGCAATCTCGACAGGCTTTCCGGCATTGCGGTCATTAAGACGTGCGGCGGGCTGTTCGATTTTCTTGCCGGCAAGAACAGCAGAGCGCCGCAATGGATGCAGGATATGGGGCTCGAATGGCTCTACAGGGCCATGCTTGAACCGAAACGTCTCGGCAAGCGCTATCTGCTGACCAATCCGATCGCCATCTATTCGCTGCTGAAACATCGCTATACGGCTTCCGGTCAGAACCGGTAA
- the uppI gene encoding polysaccharide biosynthesis UDP-hexose transferase UppI, translating into MRIGRRNFLGGAACAGLLHGMVGQGFAAQKKAPVKVAPYGAAVYLPDMTADSRLGEAVVKYCSRITPVTEMKWEVMRPSEDVFDFAAADALANFARQHNLSMHGHPLIWYASNAPWLSGIRGAKVEKLMETHIVKVMERYKDVVHSWDVVNEPIPDVPGNVRSRRDAWYYGAGPDAIKKAFEIAHSVDPKAQLVLNEYDVEFSVEKSPAKRAAFRNLILELLEKGAPINAVGLQGHLRGGWPIAKDELAAFTKEMRSYGLAVLVTEMDVMDQMLPAPEAERDMLINRQVRDFLEAACEGGPLSSITTWGISDQYTWIRWAYPRRDGTVNRPLPLDWSFNEKPMMAIINEFRNRGA; encoded by the coding sequence ATGCGGATCGGGCGACGGAATTTTCTCGGTGGTGCGGCATGTGCCGGCCTGTTGCATGGCATGGTCGGCCAGGGATTTGCCGCGCAGAAGAAAGCGCCGGTGAAGGTGGCTCCCTATGGCGCGGCCGTTTATCTGCCGGATATGACCGCCGACAGCCGCCTTGGTGAGGCGGTCGTCAAATATTGCTCGCGCATCACGCCCGTGACCGAAATGAAATGGGAGGTCATGCGGCCTTCCGAAGATGTTTTCGATTTTGCCGCTGCCGATGCGCTCGCCAACTTTGCGCGCCAGCACAATCTCTCCATGCACGGCCATCCGCTCATCTGGTACGCCTCCAATGCGCCCTGGCTGTCCGGTATCCGTGGCGCGAAGGTCGAGAAGCTGATGGAAACCCACATCGTCAAGGTGATGGAGCGTTACAAGGATGTGGTCCATAGCTGGGATGTGGTCAATGAACCGATCCCCGACGTGCCCGGCAATGTCCGTTCGCGGCGCGATGCGTGGTATTACGGCGCGGGCCCGGACGCGATCAAAAAGGCATTCGAGATCGCGCATTCCGTCGATCCCAAGGCGCAGCTGGTTCTCAACGAATATGACGTGGAGTTTTCGGTCGAAAAATCGCCGGCCAAGCGCGCGGCCTTCCGCAACCTCATTCTCGAACTGCTCGAAAAGGGCGCGCCGATCAATGCCGTCGGCCTGCAGGGGCATCTGCGCGGCGGCTGGCCCATCGCCAAGGACGAGCTTGCCGCCTTCACAAAGGAAATGCGCAGCTACGGTCTTGCCGTTCTGGTGACGGAAATGGATGTGATGGACCAGATGCTGCCCGCGCCGGAAGCCGAACGTGACATGCTGATAAACCGACAGGTCCGCGATTTTCTCGAAGCGGCCTGCGAAGGCGGGCCGCTTTCCTCCATCACTACATGGGGGATTTCAGACCAATATACCTGGATCCGCTGGGCCTATCCGCGCAGGGACGGCACCGTGAACCGGCCGCTGCCGCTGGACTGGAGCTTCAACGAAAAACCGATGATGGCGATCATCAACGAATTCCGGAACCGTGGTGCGTGA
- the uppM gene encoding polysaccharide biosynthesis protein UppM — MYRLQKAGHKQARPLDEKAAPAARPHGSLLDDLVDEDEVFERTVLKEHLEPKPAAAVAEPAPTDKPVRAASPTGSLANALPGLKYIDRIGLDDVLTWLRNGIVWIVLAIILCIAAALSYAYVTPPRYTAYTDIVVNPSNLNVVSDGVFSPNQQRDTQILEVESKLRTITSRNVLARVVDELKLDQDQEFITPPPLARLKAIFSSKPEDGDNKVGALRSLGDRVAAERDPRSFVVTLSVWTNDAEKSVLVSKAIVKAFESELFQTTSDSSQRIVDDLRTRLEEMRENVTEAEKRVADFRRENGLQENNGQLVSNLASGELNAQVLAAQQRVIQEESRLKQMEAAIAQNRTQSDAIFDSQTMNTIRAQYSTLQQQIGAMTLTYGARHPRLATAGAERAMLERGIADEAQRILQAAKTNVAEARSSLDALRLKAVAERANVFTDNESQVRLRDLERDANSAAAIYETYLNRSRQIAEQQTIDATNVRVISQPVAPNSRSWPPGKLIFLIAGGAGGLFLGLGIAIALGLLSYLRRNDHEEIAAR; from the coding sequence ATGTACAGGCTTCAAAAGGCGGGACATAAGCAGGCACGTCCGCTGGATGAAAAAGCGGCGCCCGCCGCCAGACCCCACGGTTCCCTGCTGGACGATCTGGTGGATGAGGACGAGGTTTTTGAGCGCACGGTGCTGAAGGAGCATCTTGAGCCGAAGCCGGCGGCCGCCGTTGCCGAGCCAGCCCCGACTGATAAACCCGTCAGGGCGGCATCGCCGACCGGGAGCCTCGCGAATGCGCTGCCAGGCCTGAAATATATCGACAGGATCGGCCTGGATGATGTGCTCACCTGGCTGCGCAACGGCATTGTCTGGATCGTGCTTGCGATCATTCTCTGCATCGCCGCCGCACTCTCCTATGCCTATGTGACACCGCCGCGTTACACCGCCTATACGGATATCGTCGTCAACCCCTCCAACCTCAACGTTGTCAGTGACGGGGTGTTTTCGCCGAACCAGCAGCGTGACACCCAGATTCTCGAGGTGGAGAGCAAGCTGCGCACCATCACGTCGCGCAATGTGCTGGCGCGGGTGGTGGACGAGCTGAAGCTCGATCAGGACCAGGAATTCATAACGCCGCCGCCGCTTGCGCGGCTGAAGGCGATTTTTTCATCGAAGCCGGAAGATGGCGATAACAAGGTCGGGGCGCTTCGTTCGCTTGGAGACCGGGTGGCCGCCGAGCGCGATCCGCGTTCCTTCGTGGTGACGCTTTCTGTCTGGACCAATGACGCCGAAAAATCCGTGCTGGTCTCCAAGGCCATCGTCAAGGCTTTCGAAAGCGAGCTGTTTCAGACGACCTCCGACAGCAGCCAGCGCATCGTCGACGATTTGAGGACGCGGCTTGAGGAAATGCGCGAGAACGTGACGGAGGCCGAAAAGCGCGTTGCGGATTTTCGCCGTGAAAACGGCCTGCAGGAGAATAACGGCCAGCTGGTCAGCAATCTTGCGTCCGGCGAGCTGAATGCGCAGGTTCTTGCGGCGCAGCAGCGGGTCATTCAGGAGGAATCGCGCCTCAAGCAGATGGAGGCGGCGATCGCCCAGAACCGCACGCAGAGCGACGCCATCTTCGACAGCCAGACCATGAACACCATCCGCGCGCAATACAGCACCCTGCAGCAGCAGATCGGTGCGATGACGCTGACCTATGGCGCGCGCCATCCGCGCCTCGCAACGGCGGGGGCGGAACGCGCCATGCTGGAACGCGGCATCGCGGATGAGGCGCAGCGCATTCTGCAGGCCGCCAAGACGAATGTCGCGGAGGCCCGCTCCTCGCTCGATGCCCTGAGGCTGAAGGCCGTGGCGGAACGCGCCAACGTCTTCACCGATAACGAGTCGCAGGTGCGCCTGCGCGATCTGGAGCGTGACGCCAACTCGGCCGCGGCGATCTACGAGACCTATCTCAACCGTTCGCGCCAGATCGCCGAGCAGCAGACAATCGATGCCACCAATGTGCGGGTGATTTCGCAGCCGGTGGCGCCCAATTCCAGGAGCTGGCCGCCGGGCAAGCTGATCTTCCTGATCGCCGGCGGCGCGGGCGGACTGTTCCTTGGCCTTGGCATCGCCATAGCGCTTGGGCTTCTGTCTTATCTGCGCCGCAACGATCACGAGGAAATCGCGGCGCGCTAG
- the uppJ gene encoding polysaccharide biosynthesis UDP-hexose transferase UppJ, whose product MSEIMPEAVVCIPSFRRPEGLRKTLASLLAQKVDFPFAIVVVDNDGAGQAGLAVARSFFAENEVTGQALVEPTQGNCYAINTAFRTARQSYPSAEWFLMIDDDEAASPVWLAEMVSAARSFGADIVGGPVNREFDAPASKAVLSHPLFGSIEAPTGPVDQIHGSGNCLISRRVFETLAKPEFDVQFNFLGGGDMDFFTRCRKAGFKFAWNAQALIIEYVPENRMAPRWIMERSLRTGIINYSIDRARRPGLTGGLTLAAKNAVSLCLSLVRAVSAFFKTGSLLPATHPPLMSIGRVMASLGITLTPYKAPAKKA is encoded by the coding sequence ATGTCCGAGATCATGCCGGAAGCGGTGGTGTGCATTCCAAGTTTTCGCAGGCCGGAAGGCCTGCGCAAGACATTGGCATCGCTCTTGGCCCAGAAGGTCGATTTTCCCTTCGCCATCGTCGTGGTCGATAATGATGGCGCAGGTCAGGCAGGCCTTGCCGTTGCGCGCTCCTTCTTTGCCGAAAATGAAGTGACAGGCCAGGCGCTTGTGGAGCCGACGCAGGGCAATTGTTACGCCATCAACACGGCGTTTCGCACAGCGCGGCAGAGCTACCCTTCCGCTGAGTGGTTCCTGATGATCGATGACGACGAGGCGGCCTCCCCCGTCTGGCTTGCCGAGATGGTCTCGGCTGCACGGTCCTTCGGCGCCGATATCGTCGGCGGTCCGGTCAACCGCGAATTCGACGCGCCCGCATCGAAGGCGGTGCTGTCGCATCCGCTGTTCGGCTCCATCGAGGCGCCGACCGGCCCGGTCGATCAAATTCACGGATCGGGTAACTGCCTGATCTCAAGGCGTGTTTTCGAAACGCTGGCAAAACCGGAATTCGACGTGCAGTTCAATTTCCTCGGCGGCGGCGACATGGATTTCTTCACCCGCTGCCGCAAGGCCGGTTTCAAATTCGCCTGGAACGCTCAAGCCCTCATCATCGAATATGTGCCGGAAAACCGCATGGCGCCGCGCTGGATCATGGAGCGCTCGCTCAGAACCGGCATCATCAATTACAGCATCGACCGCGCCCGTCGCCCCGGCCTGACGGGCGGGCTCACGCTTGCCGCCAAAAACGCCGTCAGCCTCTGCCTGTCGCTGGTCCGCGCCGTCTCCGCATTCTTTAAAACTGGATCGCTGCTGCCCGCCACCCATCCGCCGCTGATGTCCATCGGCCGCGTCATGGCAAGCCTCGGCATCACCCTCACACCTTACAAGGCGCCGGCGAAAAAGGCCTGA
- the uppO gene encoding polysaccharide biosynthesis phosphomannomutase UppO yields MSLKFGTSGLRGLSVDLKGKASAVYATAFARHLLASGQAKAGDPILVARDFRDSSPDVSATCIAALKKAGLTPLDCGTVPTPALALYGLSLKAGALMITGSHIPADRNGIKFYRPDGEIDKQDETAIAAIAAEVEAEGISDEAATAEDHSAIAAELFYERNIALLPEKALSGLKIGVYQHSTVARDLFVDVLAHYGAEVVPLGRSETFIPVDTEAVSPETLELLKEWAPQHGLDAIVSADGDGDRPLLADENGVPLRGDLIGLITANFLDAGVVVTPVTSNSGIEASGSFEVVRTRVGSPFVIAGMGEALAEGKNGVMGFEANGGLLTASAFTLNGRPLSPLPTRDSFLPVLAVLLLSAEQKKPLSQIAAAYRLPVAAADRLENFAQEKSAALMAHLRASKDNLETFLAPVGKVKALSDIDGLRVSLTDGSTIHFRPSGNAPEMRCYVEAANQDEAEMLLNKGLDLIRNFG; encoded by the coding sequence ATGAGCCTGAAATTTGGAACGAGCGGCCTTCGCGGCCTCTCTGTCGATCTGAAAGGAAAAGCCTCCGCCGTCTACGCCACGGCATTTGCAAGGCACCTTCTCGCATCGGGCCAGGCAAAGGCGGGAGACCCCATTCTCGTGGCCCGCGATTTTCGCGATTCGAGCCCGGATGTTTCCGCAACCTGCATCGCCGCGCTGAAAAAGGCCGGCCTGACACCACTTGATTGCGGCACGGTACCGACGCCGGCACTGGCACTTTACGGACTTTCCCTGAAGGCCGGAGCGCTGATGATCACCGGCTCGCATATTCCAGCCGACCGCAACGGCATCAAGTTCTATCGTCCCGACGGCGAAATCGACAAGCAGGACGAAACGGCGATTGCCGCAATCGCAGCCGAGGTCGAGGCTGAAGGCATCAGCGACGAGGCCGCAACGGCAGAGGATCATTCCGCAATCGCAGCCGAACTTTTCTACGAGCGCAATATCGCGCTGCTGCCGGAAAAGGCGCTGTCGGGCCTGAAGATCGGCGTCTACCAGCACAGCACGGTGGCGCGCGATCTCTTCGTCGACGTTCTCGCCCATTATGGCGCAGAGGTCGTGCCGCTCGGCCGTTCAGAGACGTTCATTCCGGTCGATACCGAGGCAGTTTCGCCGGAAACGCTGGAACTTCTTAAGGAGTGGGCGCCGCAACACGGTCTGGACGCCATCGTTTCCGCCGATGGCGACGGCGACCGTCCCCTGCTCGCCGATGAAAACGGCGTGCCGCTGCGCGGCGACCTGATCGGGCTTATTACCGCCAATTTTCTCGACGCCGGCGTGGTCGTCACCCCCGTCACCTCCAATTCCGGCATTGAAGCGAGCGGTTCGTTCGAGGTCGTCCGCACCAGGGTCGGCTCACCTTTCGTGATCGCCGGCATGGGTGAAGCGCTTGCCGAGGGAAAGAACGGCGTCATGGGCTTCGAGGCCAATGGCGGCCTGTTGACCGCCTCTGCATTCACCCTCAACGGCAGGCCGCTTTCGCCGCTGCCGACGCGCGACAGCTTCCTGCCTGTCCTTGCCGTGTTGCTTCTGTCCGCCGAACAGAAAAAACCTTTGTCGCAAATCGCAGCCGCCTACAGGCTGCCGGTTGCCGCCGCCGACCGTCTGGAGAACTTCGCGCAGGAAAAGAGCGCCGCGCTCATGGCACATCTGCGCGCCTCGAAGGATAATCTCGAAACCTTCCTTGCGCCGGTCGGCAAGGTCAAGGCGCTGAGCGACATTGACGGCCTGCGCGTGTCACTCACCGACGGCAGCACCATCCATTTCCGCCCTTCCGGCAACGCTCCGGAAATGCGCTGCTATGTCGAGGCCGCCAATCAGGATGAAGCCGAAATGCTTCTCAACAAGGGGCTCGATCTCATCCGCAATTTCGGATGA
- a CDS encoding Zn-dependent hydrolase has protein sequence MAAGKNLTVNGDRLWDSLMDMAKIGPGIAGGNNRRTLTDEDAQGRSLFQRWCEAAGLTLGVDRMGTMFATRPGEDPDALPVYIGSHLDTQPTGGKFDGVLGVLAGLEVVRSLNDLNIKTKHPIVVTNWANEEGARFAPAMLASGVFAGVHDLDYAYGRTDTDGKTYGEELKRIGWLGEEEVGARKMHAYFEYHIEQGPILEAEGKQIGVVTHCQGLWWLEVTLTGKEAHTGSTPMAMRVNAGLAAARILEKVQEVAMAHQPGAVAGVGQMIFTPNSRNVLPGKVVFTIDLRTPSQAKLDSMRAIFEHEVPVIAEELGVGCTIEAIGHFDPVTFDPVLVGRVRSAAEKLGYSHMDIISGAGHDACWTARVAPSTMIFCPCVDGLSHNEAEEISPEWAAAGCDVLLHAVLETAEIVE, from the coding sequence ATGGCGGCGGGTAAGAACTTGACGGTCAATGGCGACCGTCTGTGGGACAGTCTGATGGACATGGCGAAAATCGGCCCCGGCATCGCCGGCGGCAATAATCGCCGCACCCTGACGGATGAGGACGCGCAGGGCCGCAGTCTCTTTCAGCGCTGGTGTGAAGCGGCAGGCCTGACGCTTGGCGTCGACCGCATGGGCACCATGTTCGCCACCCGCCCCGGCGAGGATCCGGACGCGCTTCCCGTTTATATCGGCAGCCACCTCGACACCCAGCCAACCGGCGGCAAGTTCGACGGCGTGCTCGGCGTGCTGGCCGGGCTGGAAGTGGTGCGCAGCTTGAACGACCTGAACATAAAGACGAAACACCCGATCGTCGTCACCAATTGGGCGAACGAGGAAGGCGCACGCTTTGCCCCTGCCATGCTGGCCTCCGGCGTCTTCGCCGGCGTTCACGATCTCGATTACGCCTATGGCCGTACCGATACGGACGGCAAGACCTATGGCGAGGAGCTGAAGCGCATTGGCTGGCTGGGCGAGGAAGAGGTGGGCGCGCGCAAAATGCACGCCTATTTCGAATATCACATCGAACAGGGGCCGATCCTCGAGGCAGAAGGCAAACAGATTGGCGTCGTCACCCATTGCCAGGGCCTGTGGTGGCTGGAGGTGACGCTGACCGGCAAGGAAGCGCATACCGGCTCAACGCCGATGGCGATGCGCGTCAATGCCGGCTTGGCTGCTGCCCGCATCCTCGAAAAGGTGCAGGAAGTGGCGATGGCCCACCAACCGGGCGCGGTCGCCGGCGTCGGCCAGATGATCTTCACGCCCAATTCCCGCAACGTGCTGCCCGGCAAGGTGGTCTTCACCATCGACCTCAGAACTCCCTCACAGGCGAAACTCGACAGCATGCGCGCCATCTTCGAACACGAAGTGCCTGTTATCGCCGAAGAACTCGGCGTCGGCTGCACGATCGAGGCCATCGGCCATTTCGATCCCGTCACCTTCGATCCGGTGCTTGTCGGCCGCGTGCGCTCTGCCGCGGAAAAACTCGGCTACAGCCACATGGACATCATCTCCGGCGCCGGCCATGATGCCTGCTGGACCGCAAGGGTCGCCCCCTCCACCATGATCTTCTGCCCCTGCGTGGACGGGCTTTCCCACAACGAAGCGGAGGAAATTTCGCCGGAATGGGCCGCCGCGGGCTGCGACGTGCTGCTGCATGCGGTGCTTGAGACTGCGGAGATCGTGGAATGA
- a CDS encoding group II truncated hemoglobin has product MSGETITLYEAIGGDATVKALTRRFYELMDTLPEAAHCRAIHPADLSGSESKFYDYLTGYLGGPPVYVEKHGHPMLRRRHFVAPIGPAERDEWLLCFRRAMEETIENPKLRDIIWAPVERLAFHMQNQEADKS; this is encoded by the coding sequence GTGAGCGGCGAGACCATTACCCTTTATGAAGCGATCGGCGGCGATGCGACGGTCAAAGCCTTGACGCGGCGCTTCTATGAATTGATGGACACTTTGCCCGAGGCGGCGCATTGCCGCGCCATCCATCCCGCCGATCTCTCCGGCAGCGAAAGCAAGTTCTACGATTATCTGACCGGATATCTTGGCGGACCGCCGGTCTATGTCGAAAAACACGGCCACCCGATGCTGCGCCGGCGTCATTTCGTGGCGCCCATCGGGCCCGCCGAACGGGATGAGTGGCTGCTCTGCTTCCGCCGCGCGATGGAAGAGACCATCGAAAACCCGAAGCTCCGGGACATCATCTGGGCACCGGTGGAGCGACTGGCCTTTCACATGCAGAATCAGGAAGCGGATAAATCATGA
- the uppH gene encoding polysaccharide biosynthesis endo-1,4-beta-xylanase UppH yields MVSVSIVIPVRNGERYIVEAIESVLFQGETVCEVLVVDDGSTDATAQKVQSFADPRVKLLARPQGRQGVSAVRNFGLSQARGEWTMFLDADDRLKPGAIAALCAGASAPDVVAVYGDYERIDENGAKIGRRNLIRRREKPGGFILQPLLGGNFIVNGGIMLVRTRIFQDFGGFDETLRYAEDWYGWCRLAAAGRFVYLPGQHILDYRVHRTSVMMNRLLTFRDCEPAIEAVFSDPAIVAAIAPQELRRLRHRSENHMNAYTVAQAFRARRYREAVSALADTFLNRPRQSLRAVVFSAAALAGI; encoded by the coding sequence TTGGTTTCCGTCTCGATTGTCATTCCCGTTCGCAACGGTGAGCGTTACATCGTGGAAGCGATCGAAAGCGTGTTGTTTCAGGGCGAAACCGTCTGCGAAGTGCTGGTCGTCGATGACGGCTCCACCGACGCCACGGCGCAGAAGGTGCAAAGTTTTGCCGATCCACGCGTGAAACTGCTTGCGCGGCCGCAGGGCCGGCAGGGCGTTTCCGCCGTGCGCAATTTCGGCCTTTCGCAGGCGCGCGGCGAATGGACAATGTTTCTCGATGCGGACGACCGCCTGAAACCGGGCGCGATCGCGGCCCTTTGCGCCGGCGCCTCCGCGCCGGATGTCGTTGCCGTCTACGGCGACTACGAACGCATTGACGAGAACGGCGCCAAGATTGGCCGGCGCAATCTCATCCGCCGGCGGGAAAAGCCCGGTGGTTTCATTCTGCAGCCGCTTCTGGGTGGGAACTTCATCGTCAATGGCGGCATCATGCTGGTCCGCACCCGCATCTTTCAGGATTTCGGCGGTTTTGACGAAACATTGCGTTATGCGGAAGACTGGTACGGCTGGTGCAGACTGGCCGCCGCCGGCCGCTTCGTCTATCTGCCGGGCCAGCATATTCTGGATTACCGGGTGCACAGGACAAGCGTGATGATGAACCGGCTTTTGACGTTCCGGGATTGTGAACCGGCGATCGAGGCGGTGTTTTCGGACCCCGCCATCGTCGCCGCCATTGCACCGCAGGAGCTGAGGCGGCTCCGTCACAGGTCCGAAAATCACATGAACGCCTATACGGTGGCGCAGGCCTTTCGCGCCCGCCGCTATCGCGAGGCCGTTTCGGCACTTGCCGATACTTTCCTCAACCGCCCGCGCCAAAGCCTGCGCGCCGTCGTTTTTTCTGCCGCAGCGCTTGCCGGTATTTAG
- a CDS encoding nucleotidyltransferase family protein produces the protein MKRTDAIRKLKQHAQAVKSMGATSLYLFGSTARNEAMASSDLDIFIDYDPGRRFSLIDLVGIKQFLEEELEVEVDVTTRNSLHPMLRTDIEQSAVRIF, from the coding sequence ATGAAGAGAACGGACGCGATCAGAAAGCTCAAACAGCACGCCCAAGCAGTGAAAAGCATGGGCGCGACTTCGCTGTATCTCTTTGGATCGACCGCCCGCAATGAAGCCATGGCCTCAAGCGACTTGGACATCTTCATCGACTATGATCCGGGTCGCCGTTTCTCCTTGATTGATCTCGTCGGTATCAAGCAGTTTCTGGAAGAAGAACTGGAAGTGGAAGTGGACGTGACGACACGCAACAGTCTTCACCCGATGCTTCGAACTGACATCGAGCAATCTGCAGTGCGGATATTCTGA